In Molothrus ater isolate BHLD 08-10-18 breed brown headed cowbird chromosome 11, BPBGC_Mater_1.1, whole genome shotgun sequence, a genomic segment contains:
- the KLHDC8B gene encoding kelch domain-containing protein 8B isoform X4 — MAAGASAFAWATFPAMPTRRVYCSAAHRDGQLFVLGGCGGGGRALGTAEVLDLQAQRWTTLPPLPTPRAGAAVLALGKQILVVGGVDAAQSPLASVEVYHVDEGKWEKKAALAQPSMGISAVQRDGAVYALGGMGADTSPQALVRVYEPAKDHWQPLPSMPTPCYGASAFLQGNKIFVLGGRQGKLPVTAFEAFDLETRSWTRYPSVPSRRAFAACAMADGVVFSLGGLQQPGPHNFYSRPHFVNTVEMFDPAQGVWRKPNRTIRMKEKRADFVAGCLGGRVVAVGGLGNQSCPLDSVEGFSLSQKKWEPLPPMPTGRCSCSSCPAPSLLFIIGGVAQGPSGAVEALCLRDVP; from the exons ATGGCGGCGGGCGCGAGCGCCTTCGCGTGGGCCACCTTCCCCGCCATGCCCACGCGGCGCGTGTACTGCAGCGCCGCGCACCGCGACGGGCAGCTCTTCGTGCTGGGCGGctgcgggggcggcgggcgagCCCTGGGAACTGCTGAGGTGCTCGACCTCCAAGCCCAGCGCTGGACCACGCTCCCACCACTGCCCACGCCGCGGGCTGGCGCTGCCGTCCTCGCCCTGGGCAAGCAGATCTTGGTGGTGGGAGGTGTGGATGCGGCACAGAGCCCCCTCGCCTCCGTTGAGGTTTACCACGTGGATGAGGGCAAATGGGAGAAGAAGGCGGCATTGGCTCAGCCCTCCATGGGCATCTCAGCTGTGCAGAGAG ATGGGGCTGTCTACGCACTGGGGGGAATGGGTGCAGACACCTCTCCCCAGGCTCTGGTCCGTGTCTATGAGCCAGCAAAGGACCACTGGCAGCCCCTACCCTCCATGCCCACACCGTGTTATGGGGcctctgccttcctgcagggaaacaAGATCTTCGTCCTTG GAGGTCGGCAAGGCAAGCTGCCTGTCACCGCCTTCGAGGCTTTTGACCTGGAGACAAGGAGCTGGACACGCTACCCCAGCGTGCCCAGCCGCCGCGCCTTCgctgcctgtgccatggctgATGGAGTTGTCTTCAgcctgggggggctgcagcagccagggcccCACAACTTCTACTCCCGTCCCCATTTTGTCAACACCGTGGAGATGTTTGATCCTGCGCAGG GTGTGTGGAGAAAGCCAAATCGCACCATCCGTATGAAAGAGAAGAGAGCTGACTTCGTGGCTGGATGCCTGGGAGGAAGAGTGGTGGCTGTGGGTGGCCTCG GGAACCAGTCCTGCCCACTGGACTCAGTGGAAGGGTTCAGCCTCTCACAGAAAAAGTGGGAGCCGCTGCCCCCCATGCCCACTGGccgctgctcctgctccagctgcccagcacccagcctgcTCTTCATCATCGGCGGTGTGGCCCAGGGTCCCAGTGGCGCTGTTGAGGCTCTGTGCCTGCGTGATGTGCCCTGA
- the KLHDC8B gene encoding kelch domain-containing protein 8B isoform X3 — translation MVPSRPGGRGPDQWRAGPDGRHGRARARGPPRRLSWPMAAGASAFAWATFPAMPTRRVYCSAAHRDGQLFVLGGCGGGGRALGTAEVLDLQAQRWTTLPPLPTPRAGAAVLALGKQILVVGGVDAAQSPLASVEVYHVDEGKWEKKAALAQPSMGISAVQRDGAVYALGGMGADTSPQALVRVYEPAKDHWQPLPSMPTPCYGASAFLQGNKIFVLGGRQGKLPVTAFEAFDLETRSWTRYPSVPSRRAFAACAMADGVVFSLGGLQQPGPHNFYSRPHFVNTVEMFDPAQGVWRKPNRTIRMKEKRADFVAGCLGGRVVAVGGLGNQSCPLDSVEGFSLSQKKWEPLPPMPTGRCSCSSCPAPSLLFIIGGVAQGPSGAVEALCLRDVP, via the exons GAGGCCGTGGGCCGGACCAGTGGCGAGCCGGGCCGGATGGGCGGCACGGCAGGGCCAGAGCCCGGGGACCCCCGAGGCGGCTGAGCTGGCCCATGGCGGCGGGCGCGAGCGCCTTCGCGTGGGCCACCTTCCCCGCCATGCCCACGCGGCGCGTGTACTGCAGCGCCGCGCACCGCGACGGGCAGCTCTTCGTGCTGGGCGGctgcgggggcggcgggcgagCCCTGGGAACTGCTGAGGTGCTCGACCTCCAAGCCCAGCGCTGGACCACGCTCCCACCACTGCCCACGCCGCGGGCTGGCGCTGCCGTCCTCGCCCTGGGCAAGCAGATCTTGGTGGTGGGAGGTGTGGATGCGGCACAGAGCCCCCTCGCCTCCGTTGAGGTTTACCACGTGGATGAGGGCAAATGGGAGAAGAAGGCGGCATTGGCTCAGCCCTCCATGGGCATCTCAGCTGTGCAGAGAG ATGGGGCTGTCTACGCACTGGGGGGAATGGGTGCAGACACCTCTCCCCAGGCTCTGGTCCGTGTCTATGAGCCAGCAAAGGACCACTGGCAGCCCCTACCCTCCATGCCCACACCGTGTTATGGGGcctctgccttcctgcagggaaacaAGATCTTCGTCCTTG GAGGTCGGCAAGGCAAGCTGCCTGTCACCGCCTTCGAGGCTTTTGACCTGGAGACAAGGAGCTGGACACGCTACCCCAGCGTGCCCAGCCGCCGCGCCTTCgctgcctgtgccatggctgATGGAGTTGTCTTCAgcctgggggggctgcagcagccagggcccCACAACTTCTACTCCCGTCCCCATTTTGTCAACACCGTGGAGATGTTTGATCCTGCGCAGG GTGTGTGGAGAAAGCCAAATCGCACCATCCGTATGAAAGAGAAGAGAGCTGACTTCGTGGCTGGATGCCTGGGAGGAAGAGTGGTGGCTGTGGGTGGCCTCG GGAACCAGTCCTGCCCACTGGACTCAGTGGAAGGGTTCAGCCTCTCACAGAAAAAGTGGGAGCCGCTGCCCCCCATGCCCACTGGccgctgctcctgctccagctgcccagcacccagcctgcTCTTCATCATCGGCGGTGTGGCCCAGGGTCCCAGTGGCGCTGTTGAGGCTCTGTGCCTGCGTGATGTGCCCTGA
- the KLHDC8B gene encoding kelch domain-containing protein 8B isoform X2 — protein MRVESPGRARVPVSAGCVPAAPGSGSPGCGNLGEQERWYVRAESPREWEPGGGGQGAVGRNREPGWGGQAARGAVRSPAKQELSHRQEELTSWGWGSDGCLGSDSDALPAGGRGPDQWRAGPDGRHGRARARGPPRRLSWPMAAGASAFAWATFPAMPTRRVYCSAAHRDGQLFVLGGCGGGGRALGTAEVLDLQAQRWTTLPPLPTPRAGAAVLALGKQILVVGGVDAAQSPLASVEVYHVDEGKWEKKAALAQPSMGISAVQRDGAVYALGGMGADTSPQALVRVYEPAKDHWQPLPSMPTPCYGASAFLQGNKIFVLGGRQGKLPVTAFEAFDLETRSWTRYPSVPSRRAFAACAMADGVVFSLGGLQQPGPHNFYSRPHFVNTVEMFDPAQGVWRKPNRTIRMKEKRADFVAGCLGGRVVAVGGLGNQSCPLDSVEGFSLSQKKWEPLPPMPTGRCSCSSCPAPSLLFIIGGVAQGPSGAVEALCLRDVP, from the exons AGCCCGGAGGGGGCGGACAGGGAGCCGTGGGGCGCAATCGGGAGCCCGGATGGGGTGGGCAGGCAGCCCGGGGTGCAGTGCGGAGCCCCGCGAAGCAGGAGCTGTCGCACCGCCAAGAGGAACTGACtagctggggctgggggagcgATGGGTGCCTGGGCTCTGACTCGGATGCTCTCCCCGCAGGAGGCCGTGGGCCGGACCAGTGGCGAGCCGGGCCGGATGGGCGGCACGGCAGGGCCAGAGCCCGGGGACCCCCGAGGCGGCTGAGCTGGCCCATGGCGGCGGGCGCGAGCGCCTTCGCGTGGGCCACCTTCCCCGCCATGCCCACGCGGCGCGTGTACTGCAGCGCCGCGCACCGCGACGGGCAGCTCTTCGTGCTGGGCGGctgcgggggcggcgggcgagCCCTGGGAACTGCTGAGGTGCTCGACCTCCAAGCCCAGCGCTGGACCACGCTCCCACCACTGCCCACGCCGCGGGCTGGCGCTGCCGTCCTCGCCCTGGGCAAGCAGATCTTGGTGGTGGGAGGTGTGGATGCGGCACAGAGCCCCCTCGCCTCCGTTGAGGTTTACCACGTGGATGAGGGCAAATGGGAGAAGAAGGCGGCATTGGCTCAGCCCTCCATGGGCATCTCAGCTGTGCAGAGAG ATGGGGCTGTCTACGCACTGGGGGGAATGGGTGCAGACACCTCTCCCCAGGCTCTGGTCCGTGTCTATGAGCCAGCAAAGGACCACTGGCAGCCCCTACCCTCCATGCCCACACCGTGTTATGGGGcctctgccttcctgcagggaaacaAGATCTTCGTCCTTG GAGGTCGGCAAGGCAAGCTGCCTGTCACCGCCTTCGAGGCTTTTGACCTGGAGACAAGGAGCTGGACACGCTACCCCAGCGTGCCCAGCCGCCGCGCCTTCgctgcctgtgccatggctgATGGAGTTGTCTTCAgcctgggggggctgcagcagccagggcccCACAACTTCTACTCCCGTCCCCATTTTGTCAACACCGTGGAGATGTTTGATCCTGCGCAGG GTGTGTGGAGAAAGCCAAATCGCACCATCCGTATGAAAGAGAAGAGAGCTGACTTCGTGGCTGGATGCCTGGGAGGAAGAGTGGTGGCTGTGGGTGGCCTCG GGAACCAGTCCTGCCCACTGGACTCAGTGGAAGGGTTCAGCCTCTCACAGAAAAAGTGGGAGCCGCTGCCCCCCATGCCCACTGGccgctgctcctgctccagctgcccagcacccagcctgcTCTTCATCATCGGCGGTGTGGCCCAGGGTCCCAGTGGCGCTGTTGAGGCTCTGTGCCTGCGTGATGTGCCCTGA